One genomic segment of Scophthalmus maximus strain ysfricsl-2021 chromosome 3, ASM2237912v1, whole genome shotgun sequence includes these proteins:
- the wnt5a gene encoding protein Wnt-5a: protein MNLGLGCVCRPACWPLGSVLDSRHCVFALTLLTLLMQVVVEANSWWSLAMNPLLIPEAYIIGAQPLCSQLVGLSQGQKKLCQLYQDHMQYIGEGAKTGIRECQYQFRHRRWNCSTVDNSSVFGRVMQIGSRETAFTYAISAAGVVNAVSRACREGELSSCGCSRAARPKDLPRDWLWGGCGDNLNYGYRFSKEFVDAREREKSYPKGSYESARLLMNLHNNEAGRRTVSDLAHVSCKCHGVSGSCSLKTCWLQLADFRKVGDALKEKYDSGAAMKLNTRGKLVQMHSKFNAPTSHDLVYIESSPDYCLKNQSTGSLGTVGRLCNKTSEGMDGCELMCCGRGYDQYKAQIVERCHCKFHWCCYVKCKRCTKIVDQFVCK, encoded by the exons ATGAACCTGGGGCTGGGCTGTGTGTGTCGGCCGGCCTGCTGGCCCCTTGGCAGCGTGCTGGACTCCAGACACTGTGTCTTTGCCCTGACACTCCTCACACTCCTCatgcaggtggtggtggaggccaACTCGTGGTG GTCTCTGGCCATGAACCCTCTGCTGATCCCCGAGGCCTACATCATCGGTGCCCAGCCTTTGTGCAGCCAGCTGGTGGGCCTGTCCCAGGGCCAGAAGAAGCTGTGCCAGCTCTACCAGGACCACATGCAGTACATCGGCGAGGGCGCCAAGACGGGCATCAGAGAGTGCCAGTACCAGTTCAGACATCGGCGCTGGAACTGCAGCACTGTGGACAACTCCTCTGTTTTTGGACGGGTCATGCAAATAG GCAGCCGAGAAACGGCGTTCACTTATGCCATCAGCGCTGCAGGGGTGGTGAACGCCGTGAGCCGTGCCTGCAGAGAGGGGGAGCTCTCCAGCTGCGGGTGCAGCCGCGCGGCTCGCCCCAAAGACCTGCCCCGAGACTGGCTGTGGGGCGGCTGCGGAGACAACCTCAACTACGGCTACAGGTTCTCCAAGGAGTTTGTGGATGCACGCGAGAGGGAGAAGAGCTACCCCAAGGGCTCGTATGAGAGCGCGCGGCTGTTGATGAATCTCCACAACAACGAGGCTGGAAGGAGG ACGGTGTCGGACCTCGCCCATGTGTCCTGCAAGTGCCACGGGGTGTCGGGCTCCTGCAGCCTGAAGACCTGCTGGCTGCAGCTGGCTGACTTCCGCAAGGTGGGTGACGCACTGAAGGAGAAGTACGACAGCGGCGCCGCCATGAAGCTCAACACGCGCGGGAAGCTGGTGCAAATGCACAGCAAGTTCAACGCCCCCACGAGCCACGACCTGGTGTACATCGAGTCCAGTCCAGACTACTGCCTGAAGAACCAGAGCACGGGCTCCCTGGGCACAGTGGGGCGCCTTTGCAACAAGACCTCGGAGGGCATGGATGGGTGTGAGCTGATGTGCTGTGGCCGCGGTTACGACCAGTACAAGGCCCAGATAGTGGAGCGCTGCCACTGCAAGTTCCACTGGTGCTGCTACGTCAAGTGCAAGCGCTGCACCAAAATcgtagaccagtttgtctgcaAGTGA